TGGCTAAGGAGTTAGTTCATTGTGCTAGAGGAGATAAGATGCCTGAATTATATTGGGAAATGAGTAATGGTGAACTGTCCTCAGGGGATGACATTTCTGTATTTGTCGTGTCTCTTAATAAAGTATGGAATTTAATCAGTCAGGAGGGTTAATACTAACAAGTGACAAATGGTCGATTGTACATTCTATCATTGTATATTGTTAAGGTATAGAtataggaaaattattttaagagaataaaattaagttatttcttattttatatttctcaattattgctgttttctcaaaatattagaaCCGTTGGCGCATGGCATCACAATTTTAAGAGGCTTTATATCGAACTATACTAGTTCTACACAGTTGAATACAGTATTTGctttatttcatgatttataattataatcctTATCTTCAGACCTCATAATcctctaaaattataatttcgcAACATGatgatatattataacaattacAATGTGTTTAATTCATACTTATCCTATATATGGGGCATCCGAGTAGTTCCACAGGACGGGAAATAACGTAAAGTAAATagttagtgatgggacgattccaaaaagaaatcctgatgccgattcttaatattttaaataagagttaaaaaatataattttcaccTAAATAGCTAAGAATtgcaattgataaaataaatttgcctTCCATTATTTaatgtcaattatatttaaattaaataaagggaGGCGATTCTTCAGACCAAAGAGTTTTTCCTAAGGCGAATTTTCCAGGGAGAGTTATACCACGGCAAACTTtcaaaatgcaaatttttcaaaagtgacCTTTCTTATATCCCTTTACAAAACGtattcccctaaaataacaatatttagaACCCTTTCGTTcatgtttagtttgtttttgttcaaagttttcgagcattttttatcataaactattttattacaatatttatgaaatttataaactCAAGTAATAAATTCTaatggtctttttttatatcttgacggttatatttaataattttttttcatagcttagaaaagtaacaaatagttaaatatcagtaataaataataatacataagaatcgaAATCGCgaatgaatcattatttttcatatgctGATAAGAAAacccgattccgattaatcgtcccatcactataaaaaatattaaggaaaatgacgtatttaataaaaaaaaatatacggaCACGAGAGGTTTTGTTAAGTCCTTTATCGTTCATGATTCATTTATTCCACATACTCCaaaatactacattttattatttatgggaGACGAATAGTtagttaatagttattatatgcTGATCTATAGATTGGACAGTGAGCAGTGGTAGTTGAGTATCTGATTATCAATTATAGTTCTTGTAATATCGTCATTGATATGGCTTCTTCTGACTCAAAGCCACCCAAGTTTTTCAGTATCCTAGACcctaattccataaaaaaacacctttggggaataaagaaaaaagaagaacaaatctCGAAGACACCAGAGTTATCATCATCATCCgacgatgatgatgatgaagaagaagaagacatcAGTACGTCTCAAGTAAAAGGAAATGGTTGCCTATCCTGTGTCATTTCAAGCTTTGAGGATCACGAGACTCAAAAAGAGCATTTTAAGTCTGACTTTCATCGCTATAATCTGAAAAAGAAGCTTGTACTAAGTTCTTATAAGCCCATTTCCGAAGAGGCTTTTGACGAACTCTCAGAAATATCCAGTATATCTGCCTCAGAAACGGAGAGTGAGGATGAAAGAGTAGAAGGGATTGTGAGTAATGATACTCTTCGATATCACTTTGTGAATGGAGATGGTCTTAGACTCAGCGTTTTTAAGACGATCTTTCAGGATGAGGACTATGTTTTACCCTTAAAAAGttggaattattttgataatgccGTTGTTTTAATAAAAGGATAGGGTAGGGTCATATGgtcactttcaaaaattataaaatcttcaCTTGAACACTTAAATGTAGTTCATACTACAGGATATCAagcttatttatattattctattttatgtggcaatatatacttttaaaaatattaacaaaaaaaaaagtatcctgATTAAAATTCCTAAAACAATTGCTAGAACTTTTTATGAAGGctcatttaatacaaaaaaatattatacttttaggATAAGGATTTTTTCCTATTTACATTAGGCTACccaaaaaatccctttttgtaATGTGAGGTCCAATGGGcttaatataagtataattaaattaatgtattaatatcaaaaaattgatcataattCCTTTTGTTTAAATggactttttcacaaaaagttaagcATAAACATAGGTAAAGATGGTTTTTGAAtagttatcaatttttattttagttgtaCACGgaatattttgttacattttttctttaattgcttttttttctttctaaatcaATAATACCTAGTTGCAATTGATGGTTCAGACCTTGAATGCTAAAAAGTAAACATGCAACATTTGAAAAGTCGACTCAATTTCTTGTGATAAGCCTCAAACGAAAAGACAATCCCGTTTGACCTCACCACACTCTAATTATGTTATTGTAAAAAACGAAAGATATTATTTCAATGAACCTTGATTAAAACAAAAgcattattatcatttatctaAATAGATCCTCCCGTCATTGCTGTATTAATGATCGGTGGTGGACACTTCGCTGGTGCAATCTTTGAATCTAATGGTACTTCTAATCACCATAAAACATTTCATTCATATACAGTTCGAAAGAAACAAGGAGGCTCACAATCTAGTGCTGATAATAAAGGTCGACACCACAAGTCTGCTGGTTCTTCATTGCGACGTTATAACGAACTATCTCATGCTAAAAAAGTTCAAGATATACTCTTAAATTGGAAGAACGATTTGGAGAGATGTTTCTTGATATTCTACCGCTCATCATCAAGtaacttacatattttatttggcaAGGATTCTCCAATTTGCCATCTAAAGAAAAACACCAAGGTTAAAACAATTCCTTTTCCTACAAGAAGAGCAACGTTTAAAGAAATTACAAGGGTAAGAGAGCATTTGTTCACATGTCGGGTGCATCGAAATGACAATGATGAAATATCTTCTAAAAGATGGCGTAAAAAGAAAACTCCAAAACGTATAAGACGGTCCAAGTCTCGAGAAATCAAGGAACGTCCCTTGCCTAATATAGTCAACGATATTCTTAATCAGGGGTCTTCATCGGAAGAAGAGGTAGGAATAGACTATGATCTTCGTAAACTATCAACTCTGGACTTGAATGAATATGAAATCAAGGTACATGATGATacggaaaaaaatgaattgattacTGCGTGTATGTCAGGTAATGTCGGAGTTATCGATGAAGTTCTTGATAGTTTCCCGAATTTTATCAATTCTCAGATAGTAAGTGGTACTACACTCCTTCATATAGCCACGAAGCGTGGTCATAAAGGGGTAATTAAACTATTATTGAGTAGAGGAGCTGATCCTAGtcttaaaaataagttcaaaaaagTCCCATATTTACTATGTCCAGATAAGGAAGTTCGAAATGTGTATAGAAACTTTAGTGGGGAATTCCCTGATAAATATGATTACAAAAAATCCCTAATTCCACCTCCAACAAGTGAAGAAAGTTTGAAAGAACAGGCTGCTAAAAAGGCTGAGAAGAAAAGGGCTCAAAGAGCAGCTAAGAAAGAAAAGGACAAGGAAGTTAAAAAGCAGGAATTGGAGCTGAAGGCAGAACAGGATGAAAAAGATCGTTTCCTTGCTCTTTCAGATCGTGAGAAACGAGCCATTGCTGCTGAAAAACGCATGCTGGCTCAATCGAACAATGGACAAACGCTCTATGGTAGTAACGTACGTTGCTTTGAGTGTGGATCAGATTTGACTGGGAAAATACCATTTTCTTATGAAGACTATAGATTTTGCTCTATTTCCTGTCTTAAActacataaaaagaaatttaagaaataatatgtaattatattctaCTTTATGTTTATACACtcagatttatattttgttttcatgcCTATATATCGATTTTTTATACGgtgtaatatattatgtacctgcaaaatatattaattattatgtattaaaagttgactattttgttttatttagggACGTCTCGATGACAGTGTTGACTGTTAAACTATGCTGAAGCTGGCAATGTTAACTCATCAGACATGTAGTTTCTTAAGGGCGTAGCTGAGAGAACAGTATATGGGAGGGGAGGGGGGCATTCATTTTCCATTAAGGACtcttataaatcaatatattaattaaaatgtgtaGTAAAAGGTTATTTCAAACAATTAGGAGCGGAGCAAAGTagatggattaaatttgtatggCACCGGGCCCACGACTTAAAAGGgctcttttttgacaatattattaGGAAAACTAAAGATTAACTAACATTGGCTTATTTCCATGAATTTGTTGGGTAAAAAAACTCGTGATTCGTTTGTTCATTATAAGACAGAGCTCCACCATAaactcaaaatgaaaaatttatcatCAGTGATGTaacttgtttgtatttttttaattggtattctgaaaaatgaattttgtatttttctatactgttgtcattattatttaactcctgagtagggaacttcctttcctactacattccaaacgtgattgaacatttgtgtgtgctcatagaagaccttgaggatttgttatggagttataattgtaagtccttgttggactgaaagtagaattgaggatggacatcCTAGTAATTGCCAAtgtacttgtttatttccttctccccctccgtCCTCGGCACAGCTGATCTAAAGAAATGCCAtgacaaaacattcttcaatttgtaaGGGTTGCCgtgttcattttcggtttctttttttacaacatgcccaaaatacacacgatttataTCACTATTTATCATATATGGTAGAAACTTTTAAACCTTACTAATATTGGCGTGGatcttgtttttaatttttgaatcaaagAATGAACTAAACAAGTACTTATGTATTTCACGGAAATCTACAAAAGTGTCATGTGTTTTCACAAGTGTTCAAAATCCGTTgtatttttagctggcctgttttttttgtaattggtaatctgaaaaattaattttcttttcctaagcagttgtcattgttttttaattccTGACATGTGAagatcctttcctaaatagattcaattgtattcaaaaccaaattgaacattcgtgtgtgtcCATAAAGGACAGAGCGTTagtctgaggatttgttgcggagttataattgtaagtccttatcgGACTCAGATTAGAACTGAAgatcgacataggagtaattctagcaaatgtgcttttttatatccttttctccttcctcccttttcacagctgattgtagctgatctaatgaagcgTCATGAGAATTATTCTTCCTCTccaccaaaacattcttcaaattgtcagggttaccatattgattttgggtttccttttttaacatgccccattctacactggattttcatcactgcaaATCCTACTCCGCATATATATAGCAAGGACTTGATGTGTATAAAATGTGTTCTAAAAAGCGGGAGTGGTATTTTCCAGTTTTCTATCtggatatacttttttattttttcaaagtggttattattatcatttaattcttgaagaaagaacatctCTCTAATAGTAATAACTCGTGTTTGTGCTTAAGAAAGGCAGAAATTAATCATAAGGGTTTACTCGTGACttatatgtgtaagtccttgttggactcggagaaGAATTAAGGATCTACTTAAGAAGTAATTTCTACCTGCATGTTCTTCTCATATACGGggttggatttgtgtttattgcCTTCCTCTCAcgactgcttgcagctgatcttaTATAACGTGATGAGCTGCTCttctttcaaacattcttcaaattgtcaggattaccacgttcattttctgtttcttttaattGCTAAACAAACaattccccccaaaaaaaaaaaacattaaaaaaaatatatatatatttgcacgAACAAGATAgccaattaaaaagattttagttatatttagtttgtttatgttaaaattataaactaaaacgatcttctataaactataatgatctaaataggtaaatttctatagtaaaaccttcttttttaatttgttcttaATATACGTTCTCTCTTTTGTCCGCTAGTACAATAAGtcgttttttgaatttttaacttttttggtacattttagAATCGACAACACATACCTTAAataaactttgagacacggggaattgatcttgttttatgaaaaaaaatcaacttattagtgaaaaaataaacttgccctccagaacTTAGGAATCTTGTccgatcagaatgaaacatagatCTATGTATGCAACTTaactgaacaacttttattcatttgtaaagtctgtatttgtctccgtttttgaaataaatgcgtttttatcattgtttttctaagcgggaCTAACATCAGACAGacgtaaattattttaattctattatGTATTAAGGTGGAACGTAATATAGCTCGTATCCAATTTAGGAATAAATAGAGAGCCGTGAAGGAGTAAGTAAAAAGTATGGTTTATTCACGAGACAACGGCAATTCAGGGtaacataagaaaaatacatgccaaatactatgtaggataatTCTGTGGGCGCCCTTGATAGCGGTAAACATTTGTAGAGAATCTTACTTTGactatgatttaaataaattgtaatacacttttggagttgaaaaaaaacaaaaaaaaaactaacactCTTAATGGCATTTCACCTTCATACAAAAGGTGTCTTTGTTGAAAATCAACTTGTAATCAAGCTAACATGGAACACTCTAGTTAAAATGTATGGCCTATATTgagataattaatttgtaatttaagcCTTAGTTGGTTGGTCAAAGCCGgatgtatgtatacaaatttaaatcattttaataccTAACTTCTCCTTGttgagaaaattattattaataatatattatagtttaaattttaaatctccCCTCTGCTCAAGGCTTAGTCTTTGTTCTAATCAGTAGAgttgttgaaaaaagaaaagaaaaaaaaaattctaggtGTGAGCAGAAATTGCAGCCTTgattaattcaaaaacaatataaagTATGGTAATCATAGAAAACAGAATATCCACGTATCatgtttgaatattaatttcaagAGGCAACACTAAAGTTATacaatagttaataataaaatattacctaaaCCAGAGATGTCCACCCCGTAGTCTGCATTGTGGTATACTTAAGGGTTAAGTgcgcccactactcattctctcttaaagtaatattttttgcaaaagatatttgaaatttaatttgatttttcaaaaaaaaaaaaaatcctcagaatttaatttaatgtttaaaaattttacaaaaaaatccccccccccaaaaaaaaaaataataaataaaatcaaataaaaatatatgtgaatatAATCCAGCGTACTCTCCTGTTTTAAGGACAAAAAGTAAAACTGAGGAATGGATGGGGAGTTGTtagtagagatgggatttgtaaAGGAGGCGAGGAGAAGGAGGGAGCGAGACATACTGTATAAGTTAAGAGTAAGTTAAAAGTTAAGACTAACTGAATTAAGACcaatgttaatatcagctgcctgttatttgattttgagacgagaaaatgaattactgctataaagaggaaagaggactacatttaaaataacattagtttAGTCCCATTTCTAACCTTTAATAGCTTTGATTCGttgaatattaagaaatatggACATATTGGTCAAAAGTCACGTATGGTTAGAGTTTAGTAGTTTGCAATATAGTAGCCAaacccccaaattaaggaagttttgcttttttctagaaaatttaatatttgagtttgtttttttatttccaaaatttaatttttctgacaatagctatgaattttggaaatttttctccaaaaattccaaaactccctccataaaaaaatatctatataatcctgcggacaccctttttatatttactaatattggGATTTTGGCCCATAGCCATATGTTTCGCATAGGAACCCACAATAGCTTTGACCGGTACTGCTAGATTGGATCAAGTTTTTGATTTAGTAGTAAATGTAACTAACTCTCTATTCGTGAATATTGGATcaagtttttaatttagttaaatgAAAATTCACTCTTACAACAGTGATCCCCAGTACATGGCTTGGGCTCAGCgagattatcaaaaaaaaaaaaaaaaaaaatctaagaatgtcatcaaaaattccaaagttgtctattaaaaaaaatgtcctaaaaatgtttcaaaataaaaaatgctagACTCAAATATCCAGCCAAAGTTAGATGTtccctcaaaaaagaaaatacatcaaGGGGCTAAGTGATTAAAAGGTTATGGATCACTGCCCTATAACCATCCATTTTATTTAAGATGACCATATTTGGATTTCTAAAAAAGATGACACTTGGTTAAGGGGGAAAAGTTAATAATATctccaaattaataaatataaaaatattattaaaaatactttttgttatagaaaattccttattttttttttcgtaatgaTTTTTTGAATCTTGCTTTTTCCAAAAGATAATTTGGACCTTGAATTTTggacttttatcttttttcaatttaaattatttgttctatTTAAGTGTATTTTCAACATGTGCTATTTGGCCCACATAATACCCGACgtttaatgaattataaaaacagTCCCCAGACATGATGTATAAAAAGACTATCCGAAGAAAAGAGGACGTTTGATCATCCTAAGTTTATAAGAAATTCGATTTAAATTAAGGGCAACCAGATCGACCAACATATTTGTTAATCCCTTTCCTTTTTCCAAAGTTAATGTGGTCTTCAACTGaggcatttattttattaacaaaatcgaataaatatattatatgaaagcGTTGATGAACTATAATCCTAATGAATGGCCGGTTGCCTGCCAACGCTTCCTTTATAGGCCTTCAATCATTATGTATATTGAGAGAGTAAGTATGTCCGATTTCTGGGAGAAAGTGCAAGCGTCCACAGCTACCATTTCTTGAACGCCTTTCTTTAAAATCAATCCGTACAAAACGGGTTACAGGATATCcgataatatatattcaagaaaataaaaaactttaaagcaAGATGGCTGAACTAGCACCTACATCTCATGATCATCAATAGACAATAATAATTccgtttgtatttaattaaaattattattgagcaATAATAACTAGGTAAATAATAGGAAATTAAATTCGCCGGCTCAGGTGGTGGGTGTTTTGAGAATTAAAGAGGGAATcgaaaaagagaaagaatataaataatgttcaaggtttttttcttctttttcccctCTTTCTTTTTTCTGCTAGCTACGTACGTATACGACATACACACACAACAAACCAGAGTGTGTCATGGAAGGGGGAGAGAGAGGCAGAGAAAGAAAGATACATTCATGCGTGAATAAGATTGATTCGGAGAGATaatgagagagagagaaaaaaaaggcaataGTGGTGATGGAAGGTGGAAGAAGAGAAGATGCAGGGGGAAGAAGAGCTAGCTGCTGCAGAAGAAGAATGCTGAAATGAGACAGAGggaaggaaggaaagaaagaaagagggaGCTCGAGATTGAATTTGTAGGAGGGAGGaagggagggagggagggagagagaaagaaagaaagaaagaagaagaaatgtgTGTCTCAGAGGTCCAGCTACTTCTAGAGCAGGTTAGAAAAATAAGAGAGAAGCGGCTtctgttccttttttttgtttctttctctaTCTTTCCTTTGGGATCCAATcgttccttcctttttttttctttttctatttttctattttttttttctattactctACTATTAAAAGATTCCCTTAAAATCTAGAGATCTCTCCTTCTACATGAATTCCATCTACTAATTAAGCCCCTAGAATTAATGATTCTCAGGCTCCTTTAATATAGATCATGGTAAGATCCTTCTCGTCCAACTCCTTGtcctctttctctctctattGTGCTTCAATCTCTGCCCTTTCCAATTTCCCTGATTTgtattctaatttaattttaaattgtatcatattattaattgataaattatgcaCTCAACTAATTTATCATCTTTGGGAAATGAAAAGAGATGCATCTGTGATAAGAAGGGGAGTAATTTTGATCTCCCTGATCTTCTCCACTGCCTCAGTTTGGTCTTGTCATTTCATCTCTTTGTGGATCTCCTTGTGAATCCGAAGGCTAACAACTTAGAAATTAAGTCGTTTCTTTCTTTCGCTCTCCAAGACGACGTATGTAGACTTGGAGAGACATGCTCATTAATGACCCTTTCGCTATTTTCATTGATTAGTTGTTGTAGACGTGGTGGCAATGAGACATCCTGGATTGCCACAACACCTTTCCTTACGGATAGAATGCCGTGTTTTCATCTTATGAGAAGTCTCATCAACTAAGAGTCAAACAAACAAATTGCCCATTTTGATCatatgcaataaatatatatttgattatcaATACTAGTCAAATGTACTTAAATCTAGCGCTTGAGTGTATCTTTACTAATTACTCTATTACACAATATGTATGTTGTACTAAGTATTTAGATtaaggggattttttttatatagattaagtcaatattaataatagttatacattatgtacttattatattaaatatgttcctttcgaggtatattttttaattctggttttattgtttaaaacctctcaaaaagctaaaattaaatgtcttttttttcaattcacaaaaatttttcTCTTCTATGTTTTCTTCCCGTAAAGGTCCAATCATCGCCATAACAGTGACTAAATAAGGTCACTGTCATTGTATAAATATTGCgggattacatttgtatgaagacagattttgtaatttataaaattataaaaattactttgatataCATAAGTTTAGGATTCTACTACAATCCCCGAGTCTCTCTTAAAGGTAAGTATTACTAAAGACACTCTTATTAAGAAATCCATGTAATTAAACATGGATTTACATTTAACCCTATACCGCCCACTAGGTGATTGCTTCGTCAGAACTTTCTGATCCTTGTAGATTTCTAAgaacaatgttttttgtttttaaataagtcgattttttggttagaaattgagatttttttataattcaaagtaaTTGATGGACTATTTTTGCTgatgttcatataaaaaaaaatcaaataattttctctaTATAGTAACACCTTTCTAACACTTTAATGTCTTTAGGGATacattcacattttttttgtttaatgaagattgattatatatttgcaatgaagttatctatgaattttttgagccaaaaaattgtcaagttgCTCGAAATCGGGATTTCAAAACTCATGTTATCAATTGTCACGTATGACGTTATagggttaaatatatatattatgcaatatttcagattaattttaagattttggATCCAGTAATATTGTTTCCTTCAAATTTTGTGttaacctttatatatatatataattataataactaacTAATTTAGTGATATATGCCATcattattaactttaaaaaaacaaatacagtATGTAGTTTTTATAAGGCTATAAGTTCTTATTTCTTAAACGTTActacttcatatatttatttagttataagcACTTAACAAATTGTTGATTATCTTTTGTTTTTGGTGTTCCAAAGATCTTATTTAGGGAATAATTAAGATGACGTAGTGTAATTTACATTTAAACGGATGTTCAAAAAGAATGATAGCTTCTCTTGTATTTTGGGGTTAAGGATCAATCTAGTTTTTTACATCATTTACATTTTCTCTCCTTAAATCAATCGttgatagtttttttcaaaaatacttttaaaacaattatgtaCCAAATTGTTCATtgttttatatagttattatattcaTGCTAAAATTAGtcaacgtatatatatataaatattaatgtatatctTACACACAATTATGGATTCTTATATTATAAACTGAATGTCTTTAGAATTGATCCTTACAATCTggctattttcaaataaaatacatatatggtgaatattttttataaaaaaataaaaaaatggatttaagcAATGTTTTAGTTGTCTTGCATACAAAATTGGTGCTATATTGGTTTTTGAAGAAGCGTTTCTGTTTTggcaatattttaatcaatgataaataatatttaaagtttaagttattaattttacaacataaatactatattccattacattatttatagacaattacttttataagtCCCCATGCGTTCATTCCAGCTTTATTGAGGATACTTAAAACATGTCATTtctatagtatttaaaatatataaatattttaccctTGAGTTccaatatgtaattaattcaaatattaaattgtttattcagGTACTTAACAACCACAAAACACAATGGCATTTCA
The Lepeophtheirus salmonis chromosome 10, UVic_Lsal_1.4, whole genome shotgun sequence DNA segment above includes these coding regions:
- the LOC121125213 gene encoding tRNA endonuclease ANKZF1 — protein: MASSDSKPPKFFSILDPNSIKKHLWGIKKKEEQISKTPELSSSSDDDDDEEEEDISTSQVKGNGCLSCVISSFEDHETQKEHFKSDFHRYNLKKKLVLSSYKPISEEAFDELSEISSISASETESEDERVEGIVSNDTLRYHFVNGDGLRLSVFKTIFQDEDYVLPLKNPPVIAVLMIGGGHFAGAIFESNGTSNHHKTFHSYTVRKKQGGSQSSADNKGRHHKSAGSSLRRYNELSHAKKVQDILLNWKNDLERCFLIFYRSSSSNLHILFGKDSPICHLKKNTKVKTIPFPTRRATFKEITRVREHLFTCRVHRNDNDEISSKRWRKKKTPKRIRRSKSREIKERPLPNIVNDILNQGSSSEEEVGIDYDLRKLSTLDLNEYEIKVHDDTEKNELITACMSGNVGVIDEVLDSFPNFINSQIVSGTTLLHIATKRGHKGVIKLLLSRGADPSLKNKFKKVPYLLCPDKEVRNVYRNFSGEFPDKYDYKKSLIPPPTSEESLKEQAAKKAEKKRAQRAAKKEKDKEVKKQELELKAEQDEKDRFLALSDREKRAIAAEKRMLAQSNNGQTLYGSNVRCFECGSDLTGKIPFSYEDYRFCSISCLKLHKKKFKK